One Panicum virgatum strain AP13 chromosome 3N, P.virgatum_v5, whole genome shotgun sequence DNA segment encodes these proteins:
- the LOC120665498 gene encoding uncharacterized protein LOC120665498 produces MRPIKMKGGGAGRGILMEKLSLAPAVEELWNEWEIHCLILISLFLQVVLFLAAGVRRRSTSHVLRTVLWLAYMTADVVAIFVLGHLAVHASAPRHQLMYFWAPFVLVHMGGQDTITAFSKQDNELWTRHLLSVVTQVAVAGYVVGKASWPDRRLRAAMVIMFLSGFFKYAERTWCLYLASPARLRSSTLHRLSMCLGTLEMVHGKGLVIGGVCYPVTDDARGDMSQILDVMLTGNIGAARKVYRGTNRPNTPVDISSVDVPLNEVDCILAADHLPDLLHQKFMSNPNRCRAYEYVGARLVYCYQYLYTKHPLRELLCNNYRRVTSIFRWPARTRRYIYWTLKSCQGILLLLYPLFHYVSTPVALVLFMAAEKGDRLHTSKTDIIVTYILLLGAIVLDVSSATIFIFSYVMRFHNLPTRMLLVANYISSTLLTRKQWCEELGQYGMIKRHVAQDTLRRPPARMASIRRWIGSRFLGARFLDITRIPITKDHKEFILDSPLCFGIAKQWNCTSSRGQLALQKCHQDHPDCALSRSTRSSVDFPTSVLIWHVATEMCYHLEDNCSTSSDVRKKKEMSRELSNYVMYLIFNCRVMLTSNSQLIHDRFHFKIRVILFRARMSRKQVTPFGEEEAVKVIFEANKQEEIQDSEVQTPKDEEEPSAGKDSPPEYPKQKLPQSIEEASPADEDPEQKLPQSVEEALYTPVLPHAREVAQELININDGTVRWDIIAGVWSEMLYYTAVRCGGDFHYKHLSTGGEFVTHILVLMLFLGPFQPTPGSLAP; encoded by the coding sequence CTTGGCACCTGCTGTCGAGGAGCTCTGGAACGAGTGGGAGATCCACTGCCTGATACTCATAAGCCTCTTCCTGCAAGTCGTCCTCTTCCTCGCAGCGGGCGTGCGGAGGCGCAGCACATCCCACGTCCTGCGCACCGTCCTGTGGCTGGCCTACATGACCGCCGATGTCGTGGCCATCTTCGTGCTTGGCCACCTCGCGGTCCACGCGAGCGCGCCGCGGCACCAGCTCATGTACTTCTGGGCACCGTTCGTGCTCGTCCACATGGGCGGGCAGGACACCATCACCGCTTTCTCGAAGCAGGACAACGAGCTGTGGACGCGCCACCTGCTGAGCGTGGTCACCCAGGTAGCTGTCGCCGGGTATGTTGTGGGCAAGGCATCTTGGCCGGACCGCCGGCTCAGGGCTGCCATGGTGATCATGTTCCTCTCCGGGTTCTTCAAGTATGCCGAGCGCACCTGGTGCCTTTACTTGGCGAGCCCCGCCAGATTGAGGTCGAGCACCCTGCATAGGCTGTCGATGTGCCTTGGGACCCTAGAGATGGTGCATGGCAAAGGCTTGGTTATTGGCGGCGTCTGCTATCCGGTGACGGATGATGCCAGGGGAGACATGAGCCAAATACTAGATGTGATGCTGACAGGTAACATAGGAGCTGCCCGCAAGGTGTACCGGGGTACGAACAGGCCCAACACTCCCGTCGACATCTCGTCAGTGGATGTCCCCCTCAATGAGGTTGACTGCATCTTAGCTGCAGACCATCTACCAGACCTCCTCCACCAGAAGTTCATGTCCAACCCAAACCGCTGCAGGGCCTACGAGTACGTGGGAGCACGTCTGGTATACTGCTACCAATACCTCTACACCAAACACCCACTTAGAGAATTACTTTGCAACAATTATAGGAGAGTCACCAGTATATTCAGATGGCCTGCTCGTACACGTCGATACATCTATTGGACTCTAAAGAGTTGCCAGGGCATCCTCCTCCTGTTATACCCACTGTTCCATTATGTTTCAACCCCGGTAGCCCTGGTGCTCTTCATGGCCGCCGAAAAGGGGGACCGGCTCCATACCAGCAAAACTGACATCATCGTGACCTACATATTGCTCCTAGGAGCGATAGTACTCGATGTGTCCTCCGCCACCATCTTCATCTTTTCCTACGTGATGAGATTCCATAATCTTCCAACCAGGATGCTGCTTGTAGCCAACTACATTTCATCAACATTATTGACCCGAAAGCAGTGGTGCGAAGAGCTAGGGCAATACGGCATGATCAAGAGGCATGTCGCACAAGATACTCTTCGTCGTCCTCCTGCACGCATGGCATCCATACGGCGATGGATCGGTAGTCGCTTCTTGGGTGCCCGCTTTCTTGATATAACACGCATACCCATCACTAAGGATCACAAGGAGTTCATTCTTGACAGTCCGTTATGCTTCGGAATAGCAAAACAATGGAACTGTACCAGCTCCCGTGGCCAGCTAGCCCTTCAAAAGTGCCACCAAGATCATCCAGATTGTGCACTATCCAGGAGCACCAGGAGCAGTGTCGATTTTCCGACAAGCGTGCTCATCTGGCATGTTGCAACAGAGATGTGCTACCACTTGGAAGACAACTGCAGCACTAGTTCTGACGTGCGGAAGAAAAAGGAGATGAGCAGAGAACTATCAAATTATGTCATGTACCTTATCTTCAATTGCCGCGTCATGCTCACAAGCAACTCCCAGCTTATACATGACAGGTTCCATTTTAAGATTAGAGTCATATTATTCCGTGCTCGAATGAGCCGTAAACAGGTTACTCCTTTTGGTGAGGAGGAAGCTGTCAAGGTGATTTTTGAAGCAAATAAGCAAGAGGAAATCCAAGACTCTGAGGTCCAAACACCAAAGGATGAAGAAGAACCATCTGCTGGCAAAGATAGTCCTCCTGAATACCCGAAGCAGAAACTACCACAGAGCATTGAGGAAGCAAGTCCTGCTGATGAAGACCCAGAACAAAAACTCCCACAGAGCGTTGAGGAAGCACTTTATACTCCCGTGCTGCCTCATGCACGTGAGGTGGCCCAGGAGCTCATCAACATCAATGATGGAACTGTCCGCTGGGACATCATCGCTGGGGTTTGGTCAGAGATGCTTTACTACACTGCGGTTCGTTGCGGAGGTGATTTTCACTATAAGCATCTAAGCACCGGTGGGGAGTTCGTCACACATATTCTCGTTCTCATGCTATTCCTGGGCCCTTTCCAACCAACCCCTGGTTCGTTGGCTCCATAA